The genomic segment TACAAAGGGACTAATACCTATGAAGACAGCTAAGCCAGCACCCATGTTAGCAACATTAAGCATCACTGCATCCCATAGCGAAGCCGACTTAACCAACCCTGAACTCTGCCTAACGAACAAGGCCATGGGTCAGGAAAACCAATGCAGTAATATAATAACTCAACAGTGCAAAAGCGCATAAATAGGTTAAACCTAGGTTGATCACCCTGTGCAAAATTAATGGTAAAGGAGCCGCGTAGGCTTAAACCAGGTGAAACATGCAGATACTTCAAGAAGTTGCCTGTCTTATCCTAGATTAATAGATAACGGCCCTAGGCCCATAACTTATTGAAGCAATTGCTTAAATTAAGAATCGCAGTATGTTATCCTTAGAATTAAGATACATCATTGGGACACACTTTTAAGGTTACAATATTGTTTTTCAATATGAAAAGGTGTTTAAAGTACCTTAACTAAGCGTAATCGAATAGCTAATGAAGCCACATAGGGAATGCCCTCTTTGCATAGTGAGTGTTAGGCTAAATGAAGTTGCCTCAGCTAACTTAAGCAATGAGGATGCCTTGGAGGCATCCAGGCTAGTACTAGAGACCTCGGCTAGGGCTTTCAGGGAGGAGGATGAGTTAACGAGAATTGCCTCAAGAATATTCATGACTGTTTCATCAAAGTACCCTCAGGTAGTGGAGTACTATAGGGTGGCTAAGAGGAGGGGTATCGATGCTGCTAAGGCTCAATTACCTGCCATTCAATCAGTATTACGGGGTCTTGAGGGCTTCGATTTATTTAAAATGGCGGTGAAGGTCTCAATAGCGGGTAACCTACTGGATATGGGTGTGGCATCCCATAAGCCACCCAGTGATCTTCAGGTTGCATCTATAATGGGTATGCGGTTCTCCATAGACAATACGCATGAATTATACAGTATGCTTAAGAGTGGTGGCTTAAGGCTGCTTTGGTTATTTGATAATGCTGGGGAGGCAATATTCGATACTGTGCTCATAAACGTAATTAGGGGCATGGGTAATAAAGTTACAGGCGTGGTTAAGGCTGAGCCAGGGTTCCAGAATGACTTAACGGTAGGCGATGCTGAGTATGCTGGTTTAAGAAACCAACTAGATGACCTAGTGGACACTGGGTATAGTGGATCAAGTATACACCTAGATAAGGTAAGTGGTGAATTTCTCAGTAGGCTTAAGGAAAGTGACCTAATTGTGGCGAAGGGTATGGCCCACTTCGAGTACCTATCTGAGGTTAATTTAGGTAAGCCAATAGCCTTCCTACTTGTACCCAAGTGTGACCCAGTGGCTAGGGTGCTTGGGGCAGAGAGGGGTACTTTAATAGCCATGCTGCGGTTAAGTTGAGACTAAGCGCGTAACATCTACAAATGTAATGTTGATGATAAGTACTGAGCAAGGCAGTATAGCTTTAATACCAAGCATGGTTAAGTGCCTTATGAAGGTTGAGGTCATCCGAATGAGGGAGGATAGGCCAGTTACCTTAACCTCATACATCCTAGATACACCACCTGAGATTACCTGGGTAAGGAGACCAGCCGTCGTAATTTGCCCTGGAGGCGGCTTTAATCACGTCTCCAATAGGGAGGCTGAGCCGGTTGCCTCAGTATTCCTCTCAAGGGGTTACCATGCCTTCGTACTAAGGTACAGTAACAAGAGTATGGGTGTTAGTAAAGTATACCCTGACGTGGTCTATGAACTTGCAAACGCAATACTGGTCATTAGACGTAATGCGGATAAGTGGAACATAGACCCTAATAGGATCGCTATAGTAGGATTCTCCGCAGGGGGTACGGTTGCTTCATTATTCAGTGTTAATTGGCATAAGGATTGGTTAACAAAAATGGTTAATGCACCTAAGGAGATGCTTAAGGTGTCTGCAGCAATATTAGCTTACCCAGTCGTGGACTTTGTCGCAATGCATGAAATGTACATGAATAAGACAATTCCACAGCCAGCGGCTGGTGTGCTTCTTGAAATGGCTTCACTAGCCTTTGGTTCAAGTAAATTCACGGTGGATGACTTAAGGGAAATCAGCGCAACCTACCACGTTGACTCAAACACTCCTCCAACGTTCATTTGGACAACGGCTGATGATGATGTGGTTCCCATTGAAAGTATAATAACGTACGTTAACGCCCTTGCCCGTAATAAAGTGCCGTTTGAGTTCCATGTGTTTGAAAGTGGAGTGCATGGACTCTCATTGGCAAATAGAGCCACTGCATCTAATCAGCAGCAGATTAATCCCTCTGTGGCTAAGTGGGTTGAATTAGCCTTAAGCTGGCTTGAAAGGCATATTGAGACTTAACCTCATCCCTAACTGGTACTACCCCAATAATGCTAACATTAGCATATTGTTGGAAGGATGCTTAATAAGGGGTTCAGGGAAACCTAGTGATGCACGTAGGTAATATAGTTAATGTACCTCAACAGGACGTCTCAGGTCTACTTAAGGGGACTAGGGGATTCTACGTTCAGTGGCTTGTAACTAAGGATCATGGTTCATCTAAGTACGCTGTGAGGAGGTTTATTGTTAAGCCTGGCGGCTACATGCCTCTTCATAACCACAAGTATACTGAAGCAGTGGTTATACTCAAGGGGAAACTTAGGATTAGAGGTAATGGTGTTCTTTATGATCTTGGGCCAGGGGACTTCTTCTTCACAGGACCTTATGAACCACACTCCATAGAGAACATTGGCGATGAGGAGGCTGAATTCATATGCGTCATATCGTATGAGGATGATATGACTCTTAAATCCCTTGAATAGTGGCTACTTGGCTGATTATTAATCAATCCTAACTATACCTATTCTTTCAGCGTATCCATATGCCTCTCTTAACTCACTCTCCGTAACCCTCCTATTCAACTCCCTGTATCTACTAAGCCTTGGAACCAGGTAGTCAGGGTGGTATTGATTCATGATGTTTACTATCGCCCTTGGGCAATTATGGGTTACCCAGTTTAAAATGGGTTTTGTGCAGCACTCAACATGGCCAGGTAAGACAAGGTGCCTTATAATTACATCCTCATCCCTATCGCAAATCATCTTAAGGTTCCTTGAAACAACCTCGACATATCTTGGAGCAACCGAGTACCTTAATGCGCATTCATCATTACCATACTTAAAGTCCGGGAGCCAAATGTCAATCAAGTGGAGTATAAGTTTCATACCCTCAATAGTTAAGTATAGGTTACTATTCCATAACTGAGGCACGTTTACGCCCTTCTCAGCGAGAATCCTCATTGATGGTATTATGACGTGAAGGTTAGGTGTAGGTTCACCACCAACCCAGTTAATGTTCCTAGCTTCACTAATCCTTAACTCAATCTGCATTGAAGCTAAGTCAGCTTCATTAACCTCAACCCCATTTTCGGGCTTTTGGGAAATATCCCAGTTCTGGCAATAGACGCACCTCAGGTTGCACCCAGTGAAGAATATTGTACCACTGGGTACTAGGGGTGCCTCCTCTCCCAGGTGTATGAAGTATGACGCAACCCTAGGCCTTAAGTCAAGCATGCAGGCACCCTTTCTCATAGTTCTATCGATGCTGCATCTTCTTTCACACAATGTGCAGTTCCTGATAATTCTCTTAACTAGCTCAACCTTAACATCTAAGAACGATGATTTTGGGAGCGGGTCCTTAATAATGCTTACATTAGGCCTTTCCCTATGCTCACCCCAAACCTTATCAAAAGTTTCCCCAAGCTTATCGTGAAGTCCCCAAAGTTCATCTATGCTCATTGATGCGTAGTCATCATTTGCTTCTAGCCTAGCTGCTATATGGAACTTAGCTGGGGCTTGATCATTCATAACCATGTAGTACCAGCTTAACCTACTCTTAATTAATGGATTATTGAAGACCACTAAGGCATCAGGCCTGTACAGTCTCCATAGGCTTACGGAAGCCATAGCAAATACAGTACCTCAACCCCCTAATTACCCTTACTTCATTAGGCTAATGGCTGTGGTTGGATGGAAGAATTACCTATTATCCTCCAAGAACTCCATCATGCCTTATGTTCACTTAACCAGGAAGTTAACTTCAATTACCCTCATTCTCAATGATGGTTTAAAGTAAGGGTAAATGGACTTCATCTCGTTTATTATTAAATTGTTATAAACTAAGCATTAAATTTGGGTTATGCCTAGAGATTTGTCGGAAGTTTTCGTGGACTACGCGATGAGGATAGGGTTTGATGACCTGCCGGTTAATGTTGTTAAGGAGGCTAAGAGGAGGATACTTGATAGTATTGGTGTGGCATTAGCCGCATACTCTGCTGAGCCCGTTAAGTATGCTAGGTTAGCTGCATTAGGCTTTAGGGGTAGTGCACCCATAATTGGTTCAAGCCAGTTAACCACCATTGATTGGGCAGCCTTCATAAACACGCTCATGGTTAGGTACCTTGACTTCAACGATACTTACCTATCTAAGGAACCGCTTCATCCATCAGACATGGTTGGTACAGCCCTAGCAATTTCACCGCATGCTGGGTCAAGTGGTAGGGAGGTCATCGCCGCCTTGGCTATTGGGTATGAGGTTGGAGTTAGGTTATGTGACGCAGCCTCACTTAGGATTCATGGGTGGGATCACGTTAACTACACTGGTATAGGGCACTTACTTGTTACTGGTAAATTAATGAGGATTAGTAGGGAGGCTTTCCTAAACGCCATGGCCATACACACCACTTCCCACTTATCCACTAGGCAGAGTAGGGTTGGTGAATTATCCCACTGGAAGGCAGCTACTACGGCTAACCAAGCTAGGAATGCGGTATTTTCAGTGATTGCGGCATCTCATGGTTTAACAGGGCCTGATAAACCCATTGAGGGGGAAATGGGGTTCATTAGGCAGCTCCTTGGTGGTGAATTTGATTATGAACCAATGAAGGATCTTGAGAACCTTACCAAGCCATCAGCCATATTGAGGACTTACATTAAGCCATACCCTGTGGAGTACCATGCTCAATCAGCCGTTGAGGCAACGCTTAAGATTCGTGAAGAATTAGGGGTAATTAACCCAAGTGATGTTGAATCAATTAGCATCAGGACTTTCAAGGCGGCCTACGACATTATTGTTAAGGATCCTGAGAAGTGGGATCCCAAGACTAAGGAGACTGCTGACCATAGTTTAATGTGGGCTGTAGCAACAGCCTTAATTAACGGTGACTTATGGTTAAACCACTATGAGCCGGGTAAAATCAGGGATCCTAGGGTGCTTGAATTAATAAGGAAGACTAAGGTTACCGTTGACCCTGAACTAGATAAGCATTACCCCCAGGCAGTACCAACAGTAGTTAACGTTAAATTAAGGAATGGTAGGGAAGCCGAGGTTAAGGTTGATTACCCAAGAGGCCACCCAATGAACCCCATGAGTGATGATGAGGTTGAGAATAAGTTCAGGAGACTTACGGCTGGTTTACTCACAGTGAGGCAGCAGGATGAGGTTATAAGGATGGTCTGGGGCCTTGAGGATATTAAGGACATAACATTACTCATTAAGTCAACCATTATTTAAAACACGACGTGAGTTCACTATTATGCATTTTTAGCCACTATAGTTATGCCTTTAAAATATATTCTTAACCTAGCAAACTATGGTAAGTAAGGATACGTACATTGCCGTGTTAGCCGGTATGGGAGGCTTCTCCGATGGCTTCGCATTACTATTGGGTGGTGCAGCACTACTATCATTAAGCCAATACTTTAAACTAACCCCCAGTGTTGAGGGGTTAATTATTTCCGCACCATTCATAGGGTCGGTGATTGGTTCATTAATATTCGGTAGGTTATCAGACCTCTTCGGTAGGAGGGCCATATTCCTAAATGTACTACTCTTCTTTGTACTAGGTTCCCTAGTGAGCGCCTTAGCCTACTCCATACCACTCCTAGTGGCTGGTAGGCTACTTGTGGGTATTGGAATAGGTGGTGATATACCATCTGGAGCTAGTTTAGTGGCTGAGTTATCTAGTGAAAGGAGTAGGGGTAGGTTAATCTCTGTTCAAAGCATACTATGGGGTCTTGGGGGTGCTTCAGCGGCCTTAGTAGCCTTACCTTTATTAGGCTTAATGGGTTCTGAATCATGGAGAATCATACTAGGCTTAGGTGCAGTACCACCCCTAATTGTGTTGCTTCTTAGAAGGAGCGTTAACGAGAGTTGGGTTTGGGAGCTTAAGAGAAGGAATGGTGCATTTAGGTTAAGGGACCGTGGTAAATACACCTTAACCCTAGCCTTTACCGCAGCATCCCTATTCGTCTGGACCTTCATACTAGCCATATTTGCCAACTATACACCCACAATACTTGTGGACGCAATGAAACTTAGTAAATCCATGGCCCTACTCATAGGTGGGCTACAATGGATAGGTTTCGTAGCTGGAGGCTTATTAGTCTTCAAGTACTGCGATAGGTTAGGTAGGAGGAGACTAATTATACCAGCCACAGTGGGTGAGGCAGTATTACTGGGTTTGTCAGTGCTAGTGGTTAAAGATCCCGTAGCCATGTCTATAATGCTGTTCATTCTATGGGTTCTTGGGGGCATTGGGTACATAGTTAATAGCATATACTCAGCTGAATTATTCCCAACAATGCTAAGGGGCACTTCAAGCGGTTTAGGCTTCTCCGCAGGTAGGCTGGGTGGGTACTTAAGCACGCTAATAATTCCATCACTCCTACTTGCTATTGGCTTAAGCAATATTTTCCTAATCACTGCATTCTTAATTTCACCTCTAGCAATGGTTTGCCTAATAGCGGCACCCAGCAGTGAAAATAAGAGTCTTGATGAGCTTGAAGGGCAGTATTACTAGTATCATTATAGTAAGTAAAGCAACAATAATGAAGCATGTGACGCAGGTTTAGGCTAATGATGCATTTACGTTAGGATCACTCCCTTAGGGGGAGTTTAGTTAATAAAAACCACCTCTTATCAAGTACACGTATGGTTAATGGAATTAGACTCAGCAACCTCAAGGCATACCTAATTATAGCATTATTACTGCTGCTTCTGCTTGAGGTTAATTTAATTAGTATGAATTGGCAAGCATTTTTCACGCAGATTCACAGTAATGGAACATTCCTAAGGCTTAATGAAAGTGAAGGTTATGCCCTTGCCGTAGCGGCACTACCTAATGTTAAATATGAGGTTAAGGTAAACATAGTGGTGTTAAATGGATCAGTAATGATACTGTTATATAATGGAAGTGCACTAAGATTAAACGCGTCAAAAACCCCAACGTTAATAAACCTTGAATTCTTTAGAGGATTTAAAGGTGCGGGCCCATCAACACAATGCAGCAGTAGTGTTGGGTATATTATTGAGTTAAATGGGAAATCATCTGCACAGCACGTTTCAGTCAACTTATACTGGAAGCATCCCATGAGTATTATCCCAGTTAACCTAGGCTATGACCCAATTCTAGCCATTAATCCAGAGGGTGCTATTTCTCTCCTAGATAAGTCCATAAACCTATGTGGTTCAAAGTACTTATTGATTCTGGTTGGTTTATCTAATGATACTGTAGTTGGCATTACGTGGAGTCATGACGGTGTTGAGGCATGAGCATAGATGATGCCGTGGCAAATTTATTAAGGCTCAGGAGTGCCTTAAACATAGTTGAGGTGATAAACCATGAACTGGATGCCTTACCTAAAATACTAGTAAGGTTACTAGTAATAATTACATCCACGCTAGGTGTGTATTCATTAATCATAGTGTTCCTGGGTGTCACATACCTAAGTGATATTCAATTATCGTCACTGGGCATAGTGTTATTCACGCTGTTGGCTGCCTTCACCTTATACTACATTGTGAGGGAACTTGAGAAGGCTAGCAGAGTTAGGTCACCCTACAGTGATTGGGATGAGAAGGTTAAGGAGGGTGCCTTAGGCATTTTAAGAATATTGAGTGAACTAGATTGGGATACTGTGGATTATAGGGTGCGTAGAGCTAGGTCACTATACCCTATACTACTGGTGATTGAGGAGTTAATACTTGTTGCATTACTAAGCCTAATAATGCCCTGGCTCATTAGCTTAATAATGTGGTTAATCCTAGGCATACAGGGTATAACTCCATTAAACATCATTGGCGGTGTCTTAGTGTCAATTGCAGTAGCTTTAGCATCGACCTGGGGTGAGATTAGTAATGGTGCTAAGGCATTGTGGAGTATTGATTCCCTAATGTGGGAGCTTAGGTGGCTTTACCATGAGTACAGAAGAATTCAAACCTAACTTGTATGTTTTAGCAAGGATAATAAATACGTTGATGGGTAATGGTGGTATGAGGAGGACTAACCTAGCCACCGCATCTGGCTTATCATACGATAAGCTCCAGAGGTATTTAGACTGGATGACCAGTAAGGGATTGGTTGTAATTGATGGTGATGGTTATGTTAGGCTAACTAACGATGGCGTTAGGGCCTACGAGGAGTTGGTTAAGTGGGTTATTAAGTACGTGGGTAGTCTTAAGGTGGGTAGGTATGGGGAAGGATAACTGGTTAACTTAGGGTTCCTCACTCTTCTATTTAACGTACCTAAGCATGCTTCCTTGCTCCTTCAGTTTACCAACTATTGCCTTAACCCTATTTAGGAGTAGGTTAAGGTCCTTCTCATCATACTTCCTACATTCTTTCTCATAAACCTCATCGTCTGGATGCCTCTCAT from the Caldivirga sp. genome contains:
- a CDS encoding DUF89 domain-containing protein, with translation MKPHRECPLCIVSVRLNEVASANLSNEDALEASRLVLETSARAFREEDELTRIASRIFMTVSSKYPQVVEYYRVAKRRGIDAAKAQLPAIQSVLRGLEGFDLFKMAVKVSIAGNLLDMGVASHKPPSDLQVASIMGMRFSIDNTHELYSMLKSGGLRLLWLFDNAGEAIFDTVLINVIRGMGNKVTGVVKAEPGFQNDLTVGDAEYAGLRNQLDDLVDTGYSGSSIHLDKVSGEFLSRLKESDLIVAKGMAHFEYLSEVNLGKPIAFLLVPKCDPVARVLGAERGTLIAMLRLS
- a CDS encoding alpha/beta hydrolase, which gives rise to MVKCLMKVEVIRMREDRPVTLTSYILDTPPEITWVRRPAVVICPGGGFNHVSNREAEPVASVFLSRGYHAFVLRYSNKSMGVSKVYPDVVYELANAILVIRRNADKWNIDPNRIAIVGFSAGGTVASLFSVNWHKDWLTKMVNAPKEMLKVSAAILAYPVVDFVAMHEMYMNKTIPQPAAGVLLEMASLAFGSSKFTVDDLREISATYHVDSNTPPTFIWTTADDDVVPIESIITYVNALARNKVPFEFHVFESGVHGLSLANRATASNQQQINPSVAKWVELALSWLERHIET
- a CDS encoding cupin domain-containing protein, with protein sequence MHVGNIVNVPQQDVSGLLKGTRGFYVQWLVTKDHGSSKYAVRRFIVKPGGYMPLHNHKYTEAVVILKGKLRIRGNGVLYDLGPGDFFFTGPYEPHSIENIGDEEAEFICVISYEDDMTLKSLE
- a CDS encoding radical SAM protein; protein product: MASVSLWRLYRPDALVVFNNPLIKSRLSWYYMVMNDQAPAKFHIAARLEANDDYASMSIDELWGLHDKLGETFDKVWGEHRERPNVSIIKDPLPKSSFLDVKVELVKRIIRNCTLCERRCSIDRTMRKGACMLDLRPRVASYFIHLGEEAPLVPSGTIFFTGCNLRCVYCQNWDISQKPENGVEVNEADLASMQIELRISEARNINWVGGEPTPNLHVIIPSMRILAEKGVNVPQLWNSNLYLTIEGMKLILHLIDIWLPDFKYGNDECALRYSVAPRYVEVVSRNLKMICDRDEDVIIRHLVLPGHVECCTKPILNWVTHNCPRAIVNIMNQYHPDYLVPRLSRYRELNRRVTESELREAYGYAERIGIVRID
- a CDS encoding MmgE/PrpD family protein, producing the protein MPRDLSEVFVDYAMRIGFDDLPVNVVKEAKRRILDSIGVALAAYSAEPVKYARLAALGFRGSAPIIGSSQLTTIDWAAFINTLMVRYLDFNDTYLSKEPLHPSDMVGTALAISPHAGSSGREVIAALAIGYEVGVRLCDAASLRIHGWDHVNYTGIGHLLVTGKLMRISREAFLNAMAIHTTSHLSTRQSRVGELSHWKAATTANQARNAVFSVIAASHGLTGPDKPIEGEMGFIRQLLGGEFDYEPMKDLENLTKPSAILRTYIKPYPVEYHAQSAVEATLKIREELGVINPSDVESISIRTFKAAYDIIVKDPEKWDPKTKETADHSLMWAVATALINGDLWLNHYEPGKIRDPRVLELIRKTKVTVDPELDKHYPQAVPTVVNVKLRNGREAEVKVDYPRGHPMNPMSDDEVENKFRRLTAGLLTVRQQDEVIRMVWGLEDIKDITLLIKSTII
- a CDS encoding MFS transporter; this translates as MVSKDTYIAVLAGMGGFSDGFALLLGGAALLSLSQYFKLTPSVEGLIISAPFIGSVIGSLIFGRLSDLFGRRAIFLNVLLFFVLGSLVSALAYSIPLLVAGRLLVGIGIGGDIPSGASLVAELSSERSRGRLISVQSILWGLGGASAALVALPLLGLMGSESWRIILGLGAVPPLIVLLLRRSVNESWVWELKRRNGAFRLRDRGKYTLTLAFTAASLFVWTFILAIFANYTPTILVDAMKLSKSMALLIGGLQWIGFVAGGLLVFKYCDRLGRRRLIIPATVGEAVLLGLSVLVVKDPVAMSIMLFILWVLGGIGYIVNSIYSAELFPTMLRGTSSGLGFSAGRLGGYLSTLIIPSLLLAIGLSNIFLITAFLISPLAMVCLIAAPSSENKSLDELEGQYY
- a CDS encoding winged helix-turn-helix domain-containing protein, whose product is MSTEEFKPNLYVLARIINTLMGNGGMRRTNLATASGLSYDKLQRYLDWMTSKGLVVIDGDGYVRLTNDGVRAYEELVKWVIKYVGSLKVGRYGEG